In Actinacidiphila yeochonensis CN732, a genomic segment contains:
- a CDS encoding ROK family glucokinase gives MSANRERVYRGGPARATVWQSVGLRDRRERRSHLTAPRVPTVGIDIGGTKVMAGVVDADGTILETLRTETPDKSKSPKVVEDTIADLVLDLSERHDVHAVGIGAAGWVDADRSRVLFAPHLAWRDEPLRERLSERLLVPVMVDNDANTAAWAEWRFGAGRGEPDLVMITLGTGIGGAILEDGHVKRGRFGVAGEFGHMQVVPAGHRCACGNRGCWEQYSSGNALVREARELAAQDSPVAYNLIDRVGGRVRDITGPLITELAREGDAMCVELFQEIGQWLGVGIANLAAALDPSCFVIGGGVSAADDLLIAPARDAFRRTLTGRGYRPEARIAKAELGPEAGMVGAADLARLVARRFRRANRRRVERYERFGRSYGRSNERQASQS, from the coding sequence TTGAGCGCCAATCGTGAACGCGTCTACCGCGGCGGCCCCGCCCGCGCCACGGTGTGGCAGAGCGTCGGCCTGCGCGACCGGCGCGAGCGCCGCTCGCACCTGACCGCGCCCCGCGTGCCCACCGTCGGAATCGACATCGGCGGCACCAAGGTGATGGCCGGAGTCGTCGACGCGGACGGCACCATCCTGGAGACACTGCGCACCGAGACCCCGGACAAGTCCAAGAGTCCGAAGGTCGTCGAGGACACCATCGCCGACCTCGTCCTGGACCTGTCCGAACGGCACGACGTGCACGCCGTGGGCATCGGCGCGGCCGGCTGGGTCGACGCCGACCGGTCCCGGGTGCTCTTCGCCCCCCACCTGGCCTGGCGTGACGAGCCGCTGCGCGAACGGCTGTCCGAACGGCTGCTGGTGCCCGTCATGGTCGACAACGACGCCAACACCGCCGCCTGGGCCGAGTGGCGGTTCGGCGCCGGCCGGGGCGAACCCGACCTGGTCATGATCACCCTCGGCACCGGCATCGGCGGCGCCATCCTGGAGGACGGCCACGTCAAGCGCGGCCGGTTCGGGGTGGCCGGTGAGTTCGGCCACATGCAGGTGGTGCCGGCCGGGCACCGCTGCGCCTGCGGCAACCGCGGCTGCTGGGAGCAGTACAGCTCGGGCAACGCGCTGGTCCGCGAGGCGCGGGAACTCGCCGCGCAGGACTCTCCGGTGGCCTACAACCTCATCGACCGGGTCGGCGGCCGGGTCCGCGACATCACCGGTCCGCTCATCACCGAACTCGCCCGCGAGGGTGACGCGATGTGCGTCGAGCTCTTCCAGGAGATCGGCCAGTGGCTGGGGGTGGGCATCGCCAACCTGGCCGCCGCGCTCGACCCGTCCTGCTTCGTCATCGGCGGGGGCGTCAGCGCCGCCGACGACCTGCTGATCGCACCGGCCCGGGACGCCTTCCGGCGCACCCTCACCGGCCGCGGCTACCGCCCGGAGGCGCGTATCGCCAAGGCCGAGCTCGGCCCCGAGGCGGGTATGGTGGGCGCCGCGGACCTCGCCCGACTGGTGGCCCGCCGGTTCCGGCGCGCAAACCGCCGCCGGGTCGAGCGCTACGAGCGCTTCGGGCGGAGTTACGGACGCAGCAACGAACGGCAGGCGAGCCAGTCGTGA